A region from the Branchiostoma lanceolatum isolate klBraLanc5 chromosome 2, klBraLanc5.hap2, whole genome shotgun sequence genome encodes:
- the LOC136428779 gene encoding uncharacterized protein: MWKEVLLCLCGVTAWVMASPAVPASHREKRAVPAFVASAAKDVGGKVVEALGDRIAEGVVENHQEKVIGSLEDYFSGQFDKADEEFDDVLARGGVLLAGVGGGIEEARVKVIHGRGTNTGDTYSPAGYELRMEFDREDDDDDEGNDDSSDGMSPAIYPMGVGPMLMNGCFGTGYEIGDPCYDAFVPLEACANIIDGATFLGTGFDGRGEYSTDSRKKSLIQRACEGLQGYKEYHVPDIMTVQGIYETAAETAAFGSLDEYRHYLEDKSAVTSAKAMFQGEMNKASGHGGGGGAFGLVFSVGGGSSSQSGSDRQTSSLQANSQASAQLTETSTRTFMAMMEINVFRYEIFLDFVGPENLNLAFLRDFLNLPGTYFAIAADKEFQKFILRWGTHYITSAKFGGQLKIIKTKEASFEDSKQTFVTAAQSDFKKLFSTYSAQQTQTKSSSWWHEHETKKETSSSTGEATSGTATSESSSDTAATSEYEFSNEVLEVQGGDQNIAAAITEFYTTSFGTSLKDWLESIEEYPKPFEFRMLTITDLLDMNFDSFFPHGVVDFGCFGRKTLSEDGKGRKYYVEDMADGNTTKSEIRYCDFEEKSGIEQSITERRLALKRAIAVYLEEGPLLSSDFQIPAGEPGCETAELVFLDDSINGAPSWQEMISGQEFKVVFDMPFNIARFLTASAALLVRFMSRTNKWLTIREGHAPRQFDGHRNGNSGDVTQHKVSVGGLVMTYDEDTGMFTVTQEDFDASAAAILDLPSWINGMDVGRAEYKSLLDHLSHQQSSSGGQMPCNLQWSNSHRIDPTDGGKCIHFTAASEGDIFLVFAGVPKDHQTWVTVEISTSGVAMYKALRLAVTQLDKGAKGLGSDTLYQSYFVCVAEDVTESLTTVQFGKTPDNEERGHVWLDYQFPEVLSLHYYAFGSGEHPVKLMGVSQIFKPTDLNVVCREGTVKEGDRCVQVCHVECSGCRTTGSDDPRDCLSCQNVRIAYPYIAGSVGDFECVSACPENMALAPGTNNCQCIKRMEGTPPDGTVTCVADCPLTHFDDDGVCKRCSSLCSDVSGDGRAVCTGPAADECTVCVYTAADGSCLEGCSPGQKAVAGSTTSEWKQIDGGLKFVSVGRAGVWSVSSNDQIYYRRGTAGNEASPGTEWVHVSGGLKQISSGDGEVWGVNSNDDIFIRQGISSSSPEGSSWHKIAGSLKQVHVSSTSNQVWGVDSTDQIYRRTGITASNPAGTEWEHIEGQQLKFVSVGRAGVWGVDSNDHIYYRTGTAGNEASPGTEWVQVSGGLKQVTSGDGEVWGVNGNDMVYVRQGLTAATPEGTSWLQIEGDLKEVYVSSSSNQVWGVDAADNIYRRVGIEQNTGDTLTCEPCRPGYKCVNGDEVEELCTAGTYSRADGTACDPCAVGEFSYSGASACELCPAGQHSTQSGSASCDPCPAGQYSSSGASTCQLCPVGQYSSSGASACQLCPAGQHNAQSGSASCDLCPAGQYSSSGASTCQLCPAGQHNTQGGSGSCDPCPAGQYISSEGSTSCQVCPAGKYSSQSGSGSCDSCPVEQVSTADRTSCTATEWRQIGGGLKFVSVGRSGVWGVNSGDMVYYRTGTYQNEASSGTDWVGIDGSLKQISSGNNIVWGVSSIDEILVREGMSSSSPEGSSWQQIAGGLKQVYVSSTSNQVWGVNSGDLVYRRAGINASNPAGTEWQQVEGQQLKFVSVGRAGVWGVNSNDQIYYRRGTAGNEASPGTEWVQVSGGLKQITSGDGQVWGVSVNNMVYVRQGLTAETPQGSSWLQIEGDLKEVYVSSSSNQIWGVDAADNIYRRVGIEQTTG, from the exons TCCCAGCGAGCCACCGCGAGAAGCGTGCCGTTCCGGCCTTTGTGGCGTCCGCCGCCAAGGATGTGGGCGGGAAGGTGGTGGAGGCGCTCGGGGACAGGATCGCGGAGGGAGTCGTGGAGAACCACCAGGAGAAGGTTATTGGATCCCTGGAGGACTACTTCTCCGGGCAGTTCGACAAGGCTGACGAGGAGTTCGACGATGTCCTGGCGCGGGGCGGAGTCCTCCTAGCGGGTGTCGGAGGCGGTATTGAAGAG GCCAGAGTAAAAGTGATCCACGGCAGAGGCACGAACACAGGAGACACGTACTCACCGGCTGGATACGAACTCCGGATGGAATTTGACAGAGAAGATGATGACGA tgacgAGGGTAACGACGACAGTTCTGACGGCATGTCGCCAGCAATCTACCCAATGGGAGTCGGGCCCATGTTGATGAACGGATGCTTCGGTACCGGGTATGAGATAGGAGACCCGTGTTACGATGCCTTCGTCCCGTTAGAAGCCTGTGCT AACATCATTGACGGAGCGACATTCCTGGGAACTGGGTTTGATGGCCGAGGTGAATACTCGACtgactccaggaagaaaagCCTCATCCAGCGGGCCTGCGAGGGACTGCAGGG ATACAAAGAGTATCACGTGCCTGACATCATGACCGTACAAGGGATCTACGAGACGGCGGCGGAGACCGCCGCCTTCGGCTCTTTGGACGAATACCGGCACTACCTGGAGGACAAGTCTGCCGTGACGTCTGCTAAAGCCATGTTCCAGGGGGAGATGAACAAGGCGTCAGGTCACGGCGGAGGCGGGGGCGCATTCGGGCTGGTCTTTTCTGTCGGAGGCGGGAGCTCATCTCAGTCCGGTAGCGATCGACAAACGTCCAGTCTTCAAGCCAACTCACAAGCAAGCGCTCAACTTACGGAGACCTCCACTAGGACGTTCATGGCTATGATGGAAATAAACGTCTTCAG GTACGAAATATTCCTGGACTTCGTTGGGCCTGAGAATTTGAACTTGGCATTCCTGCGTGACTTCCTGAATTTACCAGGAACGTATTTTGCCATAGCAGCAGACAAGGAATTTC AAAAATTCATTCTGCGATGGGGGACTCATTACATCACTTCAGCGAAGTTCGGAGGACAACTCAAGATCATCAAAACAAAGGAAGCAAGTTTTGAAGACTCTAAGCAGACCTTTGTGACGGCAGCCCAGTCCGACTTCAAGAAACTGTTCAGCACGTACTCCGCCCAGCAGACCCAGACCAAGTCCAGCAGCTGGTGGCATGAACATGAGACGAAGAAGGAGACGTCCAGCTCAACCGGCGAAGCAACCAGCGGAACGGCGACGTCGGAAAGCTCCAGTGATACAGCAGCTAC ATCTGAATATGAGTTCAGCAATGAAGTCCTGGAGGTGCAAGGAGGAGACCAGAATATCGCCGCTGCCATTACAGAGTTCTACACAACATCATTCGGCACTTCTCTGAAAGACTGGCTGGAATCTATTGAGGAGTATCCCAAACCTTTCGAGTTCAGGATGCTCACCATCACCGACCTGTTGGACATGAATTTTGACTCCTTTTTTCCGCATGGAGTCGTGGACTTCGGCTGCTTTGGAAG GAAAACCCTCAGTGAAGACGGAAAAGGTCGCAAATATTACGTTGAAGACATGGCTGACGGCAACACCACCAAATCAGAGATCCGCTACTGCGACTTTGAAGAGAAAAGTGGTATCGAACAGTCCATCACCGAGAGACGGCTGGCCCTCAAGCGCGCCATTGCGGTGTACCTGGAGGAG GGTCCTTTACTCAGCTCCGACTTCCAAATCCCGGCTGGAGAGCCCGGATGTGAAACTGCTGAGTTGGTCTTTCTCGACGATTCCATCAACGGAGCGCCCAGCTGGCAGGAGATGATCAGCGGACAGGAGTTTAAAGTTGTGTTTGACATGCCCTTCAACATTGCGCGCTTTCTAACCGCCAGTGCCGCTCTTCTCGTGAGGTTCATGTCCAGGACCAACAAGTGGCTGACCATTAGGGAGGGCCATGCCCCGAGACAGTTCGACGGACACCGAAATGGCAACAGTGGTGACGTCACTCAACATAAG GTTAGTGTTGGGGGTCTGGTCATGACGTACGACGAAGACACGGGCATGTTTACCGTGACGCAGGAGGACTTTGACGCGTCAGCAGCGGCCATTTTGGACCTGCCCTCCTGGATCAACGGCATGGATGTGGGCAGGGCGGAGTACAAGTCACTACTGGACCATCTGAGCCACCAGCAAAG ttcttcAGGAGGACAGATGCCCTGTAACCTACAGTGGTCCAACTCACACCGCATTGACCCAACCGACGGCGGAAAGTGCATCCACTTCACTGCAGCGTCCGAGGGCGACATCTTCCTGGTGTTTGCCGGCGTTCCCAAAGACCATCAGACTTGGGTCACTGTGGAAATCTCAACCAGCGGTGTGGCTATGTATAAG GCTCTGCGACTAGCAGTTACACAACTTGACAAGGGAGCCAAAGGCCTGGGTTCGGACACGCTGTACCAGTCCTACTTTGTCTGCGTAGCAGAAGACGTCACAGAATCCTTAACAACGGTACAATTTGGAAAGACGCCGGACAACGAG GAGCGTGGCCATGTCTGGCTGGACTACCAGTTTCCCGAGGTCCTGTCTCTGCACTACTACGCGTTCGGCAGCGGCGAACACCCCGTGAAGCTGATGGGAGTGTCTCAGATATTCAAACCTACGGACCTCAACGTCGTCTGCCGCGAGGGAACAGTCAAAGAAGGCGACAGATGTGTCCAAGTCTGTCACGTTGAATGCAGCG GCTGCAGGACTACAGGATCCGACGACCCACGTGACTGTCTCTCGTGCCAGAATGTGAGAATCGCCTACCCGTACATCGCTGGCTCCGTTGGTGACTTCGAGTGTGTGTCAGCCTGTCCAGAAAACATGGCCCTAGCCCCTGGAACAAACAACTGCCAAT GTATAAAGAGGATGGAGGGAACCCCTCCTGACGGCACAGTGACGTGTGTAGCTGACTGTCCTCTCACTCACTTCGACGATGACGGCGTGTGCAAAA gGTGCAGTAGCCTGTGCTCTGACGTGAGTGGAGACGGAAGGGCGGTGTGTACGGGGCCTGCCGCGGACGAGTGCACGGTGTGCGTCTACACAGCAGCAGACGGAAGCTGTTTGGAAGGATGTAGCCCTGGGCAGAAGGCCGTAGCCGGATCTACAACTAGTG AATGGAAACAGATTGATGGAGGGCTAAAGTTCGTGTCGGTTGGACGAGCCGGCGTTTGGAGCGTGAGCAGCAACGATCAGATCTACTACCGCAGAGGAACGGCTGGTAATGAGGCTTCACCTGGAACTGAATGGGTGCATGTCAGCGGCGGCTTGAAACAAATCTCGTCCGGAGATGGCGAGGTCTGGGGTGTCAACAGCAACGACGACATCTTCATACGGCAAG GCATAAGCTCAAGTTCTCCTGAAGGATCTAGCTGGCACAAAATCGCAGGAAGCCTGAAGCAGGTACATGTCAGCTCAACCAGCAATCAGGTGTGGGGTGTAGACTCCACGGATCAGATTTATCGGCGAACCGGAATCACCGCAAGCAATCCAGCAG GGACAGAATGGGAACACATCGAGGGACAGCAGCTGAAATTCGTGTCGGTTGGACGAGCCGGCGTTTGGGGCGTGGACAGCAACGATCATATCTACTACCGCACGGGAACGGCTGGTAATGAGGCTTCACCTGGAACTGAATGGGTACAGGTCAGCGGCGGCTTGAAACAAGTCACATCTGGAGATGGCGAGGTCTGGGGTGTCAACGGCAATGACATGGTCTACGTACGACAAG GTTTGACAGCTGCGACACCTGAAGGCACTAGCTGGCTGCAAATCGAAGGAGATCTAAAAGAAGTTTACGTCAGCTCTAGCAGCAACCAAGTGTGGGGTGTGGACGCAGCCGACAACATCTACCGACGAGTCGGGATCGAACAAAACACAG GTGACACACTGACCTGCGAGCCGTGCCGGCCTGGCTACAAGTGTGTGAACGGAGATGAG GTGGAAGAGCTGTGCACGGCGGGGACCTACAGCAGAGCGGACGGGACGGCGTGCGATCCGTGCGCCGTAGGAGAGTTCAGCTACAGCGGTGCCTCCGCCTGTGAGCTGTGCCCGGCAGGACAGCACAGCACTCAGAGTGGATCAGCCAGCTGCGATCCCTGCCCAGCAGGACAGTACAGTTCCAGCGGTGCCTCCACCTGTCAGCTGTGCCCAGTAGGACAGTACAGTTCCAGCGGTGCCTCCGCCTGTCAGCTGTGCCCGGCAGGACAGCACAACGCTCAGAGTGGATCAGCCAGCTGCGATCTCTGCCCAGCAGGACAGTACAGTTCCAGTGGTGCCTCCACCTGTCAGCTGTGCCCGGCaggacaacacaacacacaggGTGGTTCAGGCAGCTGCGATCCTTGCCCAGCAGGACAGTACATCTCCTCCGAAGGGTCCACCAGCTGCCAAGTCTGCCCGGCAGGAAAGTACAGCTCGCAGAGTGGATCAGGCAGCTGCGACTCCTGCCCCGTTGAACAAGTTAGTACTGCAGACAGAACGAGCTGCACGG CTACAGAATGGAGACAGATTGGTGGAGGGCTAAAGTTCGTGTCGGTCGGCCGATCAGGTGTTTGGGGAGTGAACAGTGGCGACATGGTCTACTACAGAACAGGAACTTACCAGAACGAGGCCTCTTCGGGCACAGACTGGGTAGGCATCGATGGATCCCTGAAACAGATCTCATCCGGAAACAACATTGTGTGGGGAGTCAGCAGCATCGATGAAATCCTTGTCCGAGAGG GCATGAGTTCAAGTTCTCCTGAAGGATCTAGCTGGCAACAAATCGCAGGAGGCCTGAAGCAGGTATATGTCAGCTCAACCAGCAATCAGGTGTGGGGTGTAAACTCCGGGGATCTGGTTTACCGGCGAGCCGGAATCAACGCAAGCAATCCAGCAG GGACAGAATGGCAACAAGTCGAGGGACAGCAGCTGAAATTCGTGTCGGTTGGACGAGCCGGTGTTTGGGGCGTGAACAGCAACGATCAGATCTACTACCGCAGAGGAACGGCTGGTAATGAGGCTTCACCTGGAACTGAATGGGTACAGGTCAGCGGCGGTTTGAAACAAATCACGTCTGGAGATGGCCAGGTCTGGGGTGTCAGCGTCAATAACATGGTCTACGTACGGCAAG GTTTGACAGCTGAGACGCCTCAAGGCAGTAGCTGGCTGCAAATCGAAGGAGATCTAAAAGAAGTTTACGTCAGCTCTAGCAGCAACCAGATATGGGGTGTGGACGCAGCCGACAACATCTACCGACGAGTCGGGATCGAACAAACCACAG GCTGA